One genomic window of Cricetulus griseus strain 17A/GY chromosome 3, alternate assembly CriGri-PICRH-1.0, whole genome shotgun sequence includes the following:
- the Thoc3 gene encoding THO complex subunit 3, translating to MAAPTSILGPPPVSQSGPGSMAPWCSMSSGPSRYVLGMQELFRGHSKTREFPAHSAKVHSVAWSCDGRRLASGSFDKTASVFLLEKDRLVKENNYRGHGDSVDQLCWHPSNPDLFVTASGDKTIRIWDVRTTKCIATVNTKGENINICWSPDGQTIAVGNKDDVVTFIDAKTHRSKAEEQFKFEVNEISWNNDNNMFFLTNGNGCINILSYPELKPVQSINAHPSNCICIKFDPMGKYFATGSADALVSLWDVDELVCVRCFSRLDWPVRTLSFSHDGKMLASASEDHFIDIAEVETGDKLWEVQCESPTFTVAWHPKRPLLAFACDDKDGKYDSSREAGTVKLFGLPNDS from the exons ATGGCGGCGCCCACGTCGATCCTGGGGCCCCCGCCGGTCAGCCAGAGCGGCCCCGGCTCGATGGCGCCCTGGTGCTCTATGAGCAGCGGCCCGTCTCGCTACGTGCTCGGGATGCAGGAGCTGTTCCGAGGCCACAGCAAGACGCGCGAGTTCCCGGCGCACAGTGCCAAGGTGCACTCGGTGGCCTGGAGCTGCGACGGCCGTCGCTTGGCCTCGGGGTCCTTCGACAAGACGGCCAGCGTGTTCCTGCTGGAGAAGGACCGGCTG GTCAAAGAAAACAACTACCGGGGCCACGGAGATAGTGTGGATCAGCTCTGCTGGCACCCAAGCAACCCTGACCTCTTTGTCACCGCATCTGGAGATAAAACCATTCGCATCTGGGACGTGAGGACTACAAAGTGCATCGCCACTGTGAATACTAAAG GGGAGAACATTAATATCTGCTGGAGTCCCGATGGGCAGACCATTGCTGTGGGCAACAAGGATGATGTTGTCACCTTTATCGATGCCAAGACACACCGTTCCAAAGCGGAAGAGCAGTTCAAGTTTGAGGTCAATGAAATCTCCTGGAATAACGACAATAACATGTTCTTCCTGACCAATGGCAACGGTTGTATCAACATTCTCAG CTACCCCGAACTGAAGCCTGTGCAGTCCATCAACGCCCACCCTTCTAACTGCATATGTATCAAGTTTGATCCCATGGGGAAGTATTTTGCCACAGGAAGCGCAGATGCTTTGGTTAGCCTCTGGGATGTCGATGAGTTAGTGTGTGTGCGGTGCTTCTCTAG GTTGGACTGGCCTGTGAGGACCCTCAGTTTTAGCCACGATGGGAAAATGCTGGCGTCAGCCTCAGAGGATCATTTCATTGACATAGCTGAAGTAGAGACAG GAGACAAGCTGTGGGAGGTGCAGTGTGAGTCCCCGACCTTCACCGTGGCGTGGCACCCCAAGAGGCCTCTGCTGGCGTTTGCCTGTGATGACAAAGATGGCAAATATGACAGCAGTCGGGAAGCTGGAACTGTGAAGCTGTTTGGGCTTCCGAATGACTCCTGA